In Fusarium oxysporum f. sp. lycopersici 4287 chromosome 2, whole genome shotgun sequence, a genomic segment contains:
- a CDS encoding hypothetical protein (At least one base has a quality score < 10): MPSLVSYLFAVFFVSLLFTKLLHLFIHIHSIAVIDFVVYLPTFFLQDFFLVLFARLLLRRERTILSLIGYVLGCFLTLITFVAAASELGFHYRTGGEVEWSDAGDFANDEGLNVLISESSSVIVSGLIILIVAWLPQNYLYRVFGDVVSGIGKRIASVSRYLRGKIRPQPQHQQDPENAEPFLQRVNSESTVTNSGHPSPNLSRDGDEKELEERTQKRRCCAFIPSWVINAVVLLFIGITWVARPDQPYNHIASSLPLRLSDSVRPKLGLCASQNEFPLRQLIEKSRWQDPKGNFKGWAPSRENNDLVKKYRENPPAWLPSPIPSGFLKWNPDRYKDEHDKKDGPSNLCPNTWQDRGFYNPVNDPMRITNLDQEILAPIQEALSNNSVKIRHIALILMESMREELFPLQQGSDIHRFIMESNDENARDEVNGRVSRMTQNFEKITGKPGNYQSANGSAYDPPAKPVWNDQTKPGFGGVNVVGGLTSSSVSTKSLAAAHCGAWPMAVNMFEESELESYQPCIPQILELFNKVKGNTTKRDDKPEDKPQKKRDWWGFGGTAQAKFHEYQWKPAFFQAVTDHYDRQDKFDEKIGFDFKVTKPRLDEEAKDNPEMEEINYFGYPETDLREHIRKFISDGIAEDKRLFMSHFTSTTHHPWGVPKWFEKEKYMGKEGGNHQDLDKYLNTIRFTDAWLGELMQMFEDTGIADETLVVFVGDHGQAFKEDFSKTGTYENRHISNFRVPISFRHPSIPRVQYEANVTSISILPTILDLLVNSGSLNKKDSEIALDLSHDYEGQSLIRPYQKTQDGRRAWNFGLINPGGGMLTVTSADAPWRLAVPLKKDLEYTFTDLGKDPLELDALDKWSIKSMIKAVKRQYGNDAAT, from the exons ATGCCTTCTTTAGTCTCTTATCTTTTTGCTGTCTTTTTTGTATCATTACTATTTACGAAGCTGCTACATCTATTCATCCACATCCATTCCATCGCCGTCATCGACTTTGTCGTCTATCTACCGACCTTCTTTCTGCAAGATTTCTTCCTAGTTCTCTTCGCCCGGTTATTGTTGCGTCGAGAGCGAACGATTCTCTCATTGATTGGTTATGTTCTTGGATGCTTTTTAAC TTTGATAACGTTCGTTGCTGCGGCATCCGAGCTTGGCTTTCATTATAGAACAGGCGGCGAAGTCGAATGGAGCGACGCTGGCGATTTTGCTAATGACGAGGGACTCAATGTTTTGATCAGCGAGAGCAGCAGTGTCATTGTTTCTGGTTTAATCATCCTCATCGTTGCATGGTTGCCTCAGAACTACCTATACAGGGTCTTTGGCGACGTCGTATCTGGAATTGGCAAGCGAATCGCTTCAG TCTCTCGGTATTTGCGAGGCAAGATTCGCCCACAGCCGCAACATCAGCAGGACCCCGAGAACGCCGAGCCTTTCCTCCAGCGTGTCAACAGCGAAAGTACCGTCACAAACAGTGGCCATCCATCACCTAATTTGAGCCgcgatggagatgagaaggaatTGGAAGAGCGTACACAGAAGCGACGTTGTTGTGCATTCATTCCCTCTTGGGTCATCAATGCAGTCGTCTTGCTATTCATCGGCATCACATGGGTTGCCCGCCCTGACCAACCTTATAATCACATCGCAAGCAGTTTGCCTCTACGATTGTCCGACTCTGTGCGACCGAAGCTTGGACTCTGTGCTTCTCAAAACGAATTTCCCTTACGACAGCTCATCGAGAAGTCAAGATGGCAGGATCCCAAGGGCAACTTCAAGGGATGGGCTCCCAGCAGAGAGAACAACGACTTGGTAAAGAAGTACAGAGAGAACCCTCCTGCTTGGCTTCCTAGCCCCATCCCCAGCGGTTTTCTCAAGTGGAATCCTGATCGATATAAGGACGAGCATGATAAGAAGGATGGTCCCAGCAATTTGTGCCCCAATACTTGGCAAGATCGGGGCTTCTACAACCCAGTCAACGACCCCATGCGAATTACTAACCTCGATCAAGAGATTCTGGCTCCTATCCAAGAGGCACTCTCGAATAACTCCGTCAAGATTAGACATATTGCTCTTATTCTCATGGAGAGTATGCGCGAAGAACTCTTCCCTCTTCAGCAGGGTAGCGATATACACCGATTCATCATGGAGTCGAACGACGAGAATGCCAGAGATGAAGTCAACGGCCGGGTATCACGCATGACTCAGAACTTCGAGAAAATCACCGGAAAGCCAGGCAACTATCAAAGCGCAAACGGAAGTGCTTACGATCCTCCCGCGAAGCCCGTATGGAACGACCAGACGAAGCCCGGCTTTGGTGGTGTCAATGTCGTTGGAGGTCTTACCAGCAGCAGTGTCTCAACCAAGAGTCTTGCTGCCGCGCATTGTGGCGCTTGGCCCATGGCCGTCAACATGTTTGAAGAATCTGAACTCGAGAGCTATCAGCCCTGCATTCCGCAGATTCTCGAACTGTtcaacaaggtcaagggCAACACGACAAAGCGAGATGACAAGCCAGAAGACAAGCCACAGAAGAAGCGAGATTGGTGGGGTTTTGGCGGTACTGCGCAAGCCAAGTTCCATGAGTACCAGTGGAAGCCCGCTTTCTTCCAAGCCGTTACAGACCACTATGATAGGCAGGACAAGTTTGACGAGAAGATTGGTTTCGATTTTAAGGTCACCAAGCCCAGATTAGacgaggaggccaaggacaATCccgagatggaggagatCAACTATTTTGGATACCCCGAAACCGATTTGAGGGAGCACATCAGAAAGTTTATTTCCGACGGCATCGCCGAAGATAAGCGACTCTTCATGTCACACTTTACCAGCACTACTCATCATCCTTGGGGAGTACCTAAGTGGTTCGAGAAAGAGAAGTACATGGGTAAAGAGGGCGGTaatcatcaagatcttgacaagtatctcaacaccatccgCTTCACCGACGCATGGCTTGGTGAGCTTATGCAGATGTTTGAGGATACCGGAATCGCCGATGAAACCCTCGTTGTCTTCGTTGGTGATCACGGCCAAGCATTCAAGGAAGATTTCTCAAAGACAGGTACCTACGAAAACCGTCATATCAGCAACTTTCGGGTTCCGATTTCTTTCCGACATCCCAGCATTCCTCGCGTGCAATATGAGGCCAACGTGACATCGATCTCTATCCTTCCCACCATTCTCGACCTCCTCGTCAACTCAGGATCTCTCAACAAAAAAGATTCTGAAATTGCACTCGACCTTTCCCACGACTACGAAGGTCAATCCCTAATTCGCCCATATCAAAAGACACAAGACGGCCGTCGCGCTTGGAACTTTGGACTTATCAACCCAGGCGGTGGTATGCTCACAGTAACCTCAGCCGACGCACCCTGGCGCCTCGCAGTTCCTCTAAAGAAAGACCTCGAATACACATTTACAGATCTCGGCAAAGACCCGCTAGAGCTAGACGCTTTGGACAAATGGTCGATCAAGTCAATGATCAAGGCAGTGAAGCGCCAGTACGGCAACGACGCTGCGACCTGA
- a CDS encoding hypothetical protein (At least one base has a quality score < 10), with product MPSLVSYLFAVFFVSLLFTKLLHLFIHIHSIAVIDFVVYLPTFFLQDFFLVLFARLLLRRERTILSLIGYVLGCFLTLITFVAAASELGFHYRTGGEVEWSDAGDFANDEGLNVLISESSSVIVSGLIILIVAWLPQNYLYRVFGDVVSGIGKRIASGLSLNSIKMLNLLTLAVSRYLRGKIRPQPQHQQDPENAEPFLQRVNSESTVTNSGHPSPNLSRDGDEKELEERTQKRRCCAFIPSWVINAVVLLFIGITWVARPDQPYNHIASSLPLRLSDSVRPKLGLCASQNEFPLRQLIEKSRWQDPKGNFKGWAPSRENNDLVKKYRENPPAWLPSPIPSGFLKWNPDRYKDEHDKKDGPSNLCPNTWQDRGFYNPVNDPMRITNLDQEILAPIQEALSNNSVKIRHIALILMESMREELFPLQQGSDIHRFIMESNDENARDEVNGRVSRMTQNFEKITGKPGNYQSANGSAYDPPAKPVWNDQTKPGFGGVNVVGGLTSSSVSTKSLAAAHCGAWPMAVNMFEESELESYQPCIPQILELFNKVKGNTTKRDDKPEDKPQKKRDWWGFGGTAQAKFHEYQWKPAFFQAVTDHYDRQDKFDEKIGFDFKVTKPRLDEEAKDNPEMEEINYFGYPETDLREHIRKFISDGIAEDKRLFMSHFTSTTHHPWGVPKWFEKEKYMGKEGGNHQDLDKYLNTIRFTDAWLGELMQMFEDTGIADETLVVFVGDHGQAFKEDFSKTGTYENRHISNFRVPISFRHPSIPRVQYEANVTSISILPTILDLLVNSGSLNKKDSEIALDLSHDYEGQSLIRPYQKTQDGRRAWNFGLINPGGGMLTVTSADAPWRLAVPLKKDLEYTFTDLGKDPLELDALDKWSIKSMIKAVKRQYGNDAAT from the exons ATGCCTTCTTTAGTCTCTTATCTTTTTGCTGTCTTTTTTGTATCATTACTATTTACGAAGCTGCTACATCTATTCATCCACATCCATTCCATCGCCGTCATCGACTTTGTCGTCTATCTACCGACCTTCTTTCTGCAAGATTTCTTCCTAGTTCTCTTCGCCCGGTTATTGTTGCGTCGAGAGCGAACGATTCTCTCATTGATTGGTTATGTTCTTGGATGCTTTTTAAC TTTGATAACGTTCGTTGCTGCGGCATCCGAGCTTGGCTTTCATTATAGAACAGGCGGCGAAGTCGAATGGAGCGACGCTGGCGATTTTGCTAATGACGAGGGACTCAATGTTTTGATCAGCGAGAGCAGCAGTGTCATTGTTTCTGGTTTAATCATCCTCATCGTTGCATGGTTGCCTCAGAACTACCTATACAGGGTCTTTGGCGACGTCGTATCTGGAATTGGCAAGCGAATCGCTTCAGGTTTGTCGCTAAACTCTATTAAAATGCTTAATTTGTTAACACTTGCAGTCTCTCGGTATTTGCGAGGCAAGATTCGCCCACAGCCGCAACATCAGCAGGACCCCGAGAACGCCGAGCCTTTCCTCCAGCGTGTCAACAGCGAAAGTACCGTCACAAACAGTGGCCATCCATCACCTAATTTGAGCCgcgatggagatgagaaggaatTGGAAGAGCGTACACAGAAGCGACGTTGTTGTGCATTCATTCCCTCTTGGGTCATCAATGCAGTCGTCTTGCTATTCATCGGCATCACATGGGTTGCCCGCCCTGACCAACCTTATAATCACATCGCAAGCAGTTTGCCTCTACGATTGTCCGACTCTGTGCGACCGAAGCTTGGACTCTGTGCTTCTCAAAACGAATTTCCCTTACGACAGCTCATCGAGAAGTCAAGATGGCAGGATCCCAAGGGCAACTTCAAGGGATGGGCTCCCAGCAGAGAGAACAACGACTTGGTAAAGAAGTACAGAGAGAACCCTCCTGCTTGGCTTCCTAGCCCCATCCCCAGCGGTTTTCTCAAGTGGAATCCTGATCGATATAAGGACGAGCATGATAAGAAGGATGGTCCCAGCAATTTGTGCCCCAATACTTGGCAAGATCGGGGCTTCTACAACCCAGTCAACGACCCCATGCGAATTACTAACCTCGATCAAGAGATTCTGGCTCCTATCCAAGAGGCACTCTCGAATAACTCCGTCAAGATTAGACATATTGCTCTTATTCTCATGGAGAGTATGCGCGAAGAACTCTTCCCTCTTCAGCAGGGTAGCGATATACACCGATTCATCATGGAGTCGAACGACGAGAATGCCAGAGATGAAGTCAACGGCCGGGTATCACGCATGACTCAGAACTTCGAGAAAATCACCGGAAAGCCAGGCAACTATCAAAGCGCAAACGGAAGTGCTTACGATCCTCCCGCGAAGCCCGTATGGAACGACCAGACGAAGCCCGGCTTTGGTGGTGTCAATGTCGTTGGAGGTCTTACCAGCAGCAGTGTCTCAACCAAGAGTCTTGCTGCCGCGCATTGTGGCGCTTGGCCCATGGCCGTCAACATGTTTGAAGAATCTGAACTCGAGAGCTATCAGCCCTGCATTCCGCAGATTCTCGAACTGTtcaacaaggtcaagggCAACACGACAAAGCGAGATGACAAGCCAGAAGACAAGCCACAGAAGAAGCGAGATTGGTGGGGTTTTGGCGGTACTGCGCAAGCCAAGTTCCATGAGTACCAGTGGAAGCCCGCTTTCTTCCAAGCCGTTACAGACCACTATGATAGGCAGGACAAGTTTGACGAGAAGATTGGTTTCGATTTTAAGGTCACCAAGCCCAGATTAGacgaggaggccaaggacaATCccgagatggaggagatCAACTATTTTGGATACCCCGAAACCGATTTGAGGGAGCACATCAGAAAGTTTATTTCCGACGGCATCGCCGAAGATAAGCGACTCTTCATGTCACACTTTACCAGCACTACTCATCATCCTTGGGGAGTACCTAAGTGGTTCGAGAAAGAGAAGTACATGGGTAAAGAGGGCGGTaatcatcaagatcttgacaagtatctcaacaccatccgCTTCACCGACGCATGGCTTGGTGAGCTTATGCAGATGTTTGAGGATACCGGAATCGCCGATGAAACCCTCGTTGTCTTCGTTGGTGATCACGGCCAAGCATTCAAGGAAGATTTCTCAAAGACAGGTACCTACGAAAACCGTCATATCAGCAACTTTCGGGTTCCGATTTCTTTCCGACATCCCAGCATTCCTCGCGTGCAATATGAGGCCAACGTGACATCGATCTCTATCCTTCCCACCATTCTCGACCTCCTCGTCAACTCAGGATCTCTCAACAAAAAAGATTCTGAAATTGCACTCGACCTTTCCCACGACTACGAAGGTCAATCCCTAATTCGCCCATATCAAAAGACACAAGACGGCCGTCGCGCTTGGAACTTTGGACTTATCAACCCAGGCGGTGGTATGCTCACAGTAACCTCAGCCGACGCACCCTGGCGCCTCGCAGTTCCTCTAAAGAAAGACCTCGAATACACATTTACAGATCTCGGCAAAGACCCGCTAGAGCTAGACGCTTTGGACAAATGGTCGATCAAGTCAATGATCAAGGCAGTGAAGCGCCAGTACGGCAACGACGCTGCGACCTGA